CCCCTCAGACAGGCAAGGACGAGGTCGTCGAGTTCGTGGCCACACTTCCGGGAGGATTCGAACCGACCTCTGCCCGAGTCCGGTCAATCCCCGACATCGCCTCTACGATCCGCAACCAGGTGTTCAACGCCGATTCGTCGGTACGGATCGCCAACCCGTACTTCGATCCATCACTCGAACTCGTATCCGACCTTGCGAGTCTCCCTCGACGTGGTGTCGAAACACAACTACTGACCCGAGAGACCGCAGACGAGGAAGGCGATACACGAACGACGCTCAACAAGATGTGGGACTTGATAGACGAGGACAACCGCGATAACTTCGAAGTGAGAGACCTCTATCGATGGGACGAGAGCCAGGGATCCCAAGCGTTTGCGACTCACGCGAAGATCGTGATCGTAGACTGCAGGGTCTGCTACGTCGGAAGCGCGAATCTGACCGATACGAGTCTCTCGACTAACTTCGAGTTCGGCGTCGTCGTCGAAGGTGACATCGTTGAGGACGCTGCGACGGTATTTGACGAAGTGTTCGAGTACTCGTACCCAGTTGATCTGCCGATATAGTCCGGGATACTGCTCGTGTTCGGATTTTACCGGCTATCTATGGCTTCGTTTTCTTTGTTGAAATTCTCAGGAGGCGATAAGTTTCAGTAGTCGTGCTGAATACATAGCGCGGATTTTGAAGTATCACTAGCGGTAGTGGGGTTGTCTCATACAGATGAAAAGTAAACTCTAAATACACAGTATTGACAAAGTTACTGTCGTGTCTGACCAAAACATTATAAAATCGTTCTCCGACGAAGGTGCAACAATCGTACTCCACCGTAATAACCCCGACCTGCCACAGTCCACCTGCCGTGAACTTACTCAGAACGGTATCGGTGTCGTGGATTTCGGGATGGGAACGAATTTAGACCCCGACGAAAGCGATGACGCAGCCGAGACCAGAACAAAGAACACACTTCGGCGTATTTCGGCCGGTGGTGCCTACGGAGCCATTCACATGAGGAATAGAGAGGTTGTCGTAGTCGGGTATGCGTCCCCACGAGCAATTCGGTTTTTTGAATTAGAGAATGTCAATGGGGAGAAACGCACCTACCCAGGCTTCCAGTTTGAGCGGTTTGGCGAAGTTCCAGATAGAGCAGATGAAGTCTTTGAACGACTCGACACGGCAATCAAGAATCGTCTAAACAAGCCCACGCTCTACGAACCTGACGAAGGAACGCCGGACCGTCCGGGGATTGAAACTATTCCAGAGGCGTTCATCGAACTTGACAAAATGGGACGACTCCGCCGACCAATCAAGTAAGCCACTGGGGGTCTATCAATAATAAGAACATTTCCTGTGCTGGTGGAAAGGCTCTGCTGAAAATTCAATTTTATTACAATATTGGGTCTTTCTGCATACAGGGCCCGAATACAGTAAATATCGGCGCGATCCAGGACTTTCCCAGAGAATGATTTATGAAATAACAAGCACTCTTCTCTCGCATGAGTGGTGCCATCTGGACACGGGACGAACATTTGATAGTGCTGGACTTGTATCTCAATCATCCTGAGATTGTTGAAGATACGAGTGACGCGACCGTTCAGGAGGTTGCTGATCTAATAAATCGATCACCAGATTCGGTTGTCTTTCGGTTAGGGAACTACCGATACCTTGACCCTAGGAGCACCCAGGGACTTAGCAACATCAGCCAAGGCTGTCGTGAGATTTGGGAGGATTACTACGGTAATGAAG
This portion of the Haloterrigena gelatinilytica genome encodes:
- a CDS encoding phospholipase D-like domain-containing protein, with amino-acid sequence MTDDHDAICTNFAVVRQFDDLDRVVAIRDTISALNHSDVTRADVDRGLETPLTTREAAALFTCLQKNGAATQSATDERGFWAYTFEVDPLEVDRVLTQQAAVIASDGRSPQTGKDEVVEFVATLPGGFEPTSARVRSIPDIASTIRNQVFNADSSVRIANPYFDPSLELVSDLASLPRRGVETQLLTRETADEEGDTRTTLNKMWDLIDEDNRDNFEVRDLYRWDESQGSQAFATHAKIVIVDCRVCYVGSANLTDTSLSTNFEFGVVVEGDIVEDAATVFDEVFEYSYPVDLPI